The Salinibaculum sp. SYNS191 genome has a window encoding:
- a CDS encoding EamA family transporter, which translates to MFQPGVLPSLLAALIFGVYLFVYKRSFADLPSPVYVATVELAGLAWYTVVAAVTWPAGAPLVPPTFDAGDALLLLGICAAIAAANLVSIHAFKLGDVSYVAPLNKLAPAFVLPIEVAVLAAAPTAFQTAGLALAVVAIYVANYEGGGLATPFRRAAGYAPARLALLGAVLFALSDVGFRALLSGTDLTPQAVALASFAAVAIAALPLALRRVEWHRLRPAVPGIAALAAFFAVAVHLKTIAFDVAAASVVSPIVNTQAVVAVVLGGLLLGERGLPRRLGAAVLAVSGVALIAAG; encoded by the coding sequence GTGTTCCAGCCCGGCGTCCTCCCGTCGCTGCTCGCCGCTCTCATCTTCGGGGTCTACCTGTTCGTCTACAAGCGCTCGTTCGCCGACCTCCCCTCCCCGGTGTACGTCGCCACCGTCGAACTGGCCGGCCTGGCGTGGTATACCGTCGTCGCCGCGGTCACCTGGCCCGCCGGCGCACCGCTCGTCCCGCCCACCTTCGACGCGGGCGACGCCCTCCTGCTTCTGGGTATCTGTGCGGCCATCGCCGCCGCGAACCTCGTCTCCATCCACGCGTTCAAACTCGGGGACGTTTCCTACGTCGCGCCGCTGAACAAACTCGCGCCGGCCTTCGTCCTCCCCATCGAGGTGGCGGTTCTGGCCGCCGCACCGACGGCCTTCCAGACTGCCGGCCTCGCGCTCGCCGTCGTCGCCATCTACGTCGCCAACTACGAGGGCGGCGGCCTCGCGACGCCGTTTCGCCGCGCCGCGGGGTACGCGCCCGCCCGCCTGGCGCTGCTGGGCGCGGTGCTGTTCGCGCTGTCGGACGTGGGCTTTCGCGCGCTGCTGTCGGGGACGGACCTGACGCCCCAGGCCGTCGCGCTGGCCTCCTTCGCGGCGGTCGCCATCGCCGCGCTCCCGCTCGCGCTCCGGCGCGTCGAGTGGCACCGACTCCGCCCGGCGGTGCCGGGCATCGCGGCGCTGGCGGCCTTCTTCGCCGTCGCCGTCCACCTCAAGACCATCGCGTTCGACGTGGCCGCCGCCAGCGTCGTCTCGCCCATCGTCAACACCCAGGCCGTCGTCGCCGTCGTACTGGGCGGCCTGCTCCTCGGCGAGCGCGGCCTGCCGCGGCGACTCGGGGCCGCCGTCCTCGCGGTCAGCGGCGTTGCGCTCATCGCCGCCGGGTGA
- a CDS encoding peroxiredoxin, translating to MVLDTGEPVPQVTATNQDGDRVTVDFVAPTVLYFYPRDDTPGCTTEATQFDAELDAYREAGVAVYGVSTDDADSHRTFADAHDLDVELLADPDGKIADAFGVDTTDGAATRTTFVCARRQVCGLYERVHPDGHARNVLFDILDIGLATLPE from the coding sequence ATGGTTCTGGACACGGGCGAGCCGGTGCCGCAGGTGACTGCGACGAACCAGGACGGGGACCGGGTGACCGTCGACTTCGTGGCGCCGACGGTGCTGTACTTCTACCCGCGCGACGACACCCCCGGCTGTACGACCGAGGCCACGCAGTTCGACGCCGAACTCGACGCCTACCGCGAGGCCGGCGTCGCCGTCTACGGCGTCTCCACCGACGACGCCGACTCCCACCGGACCTTCGCGGACGCGCACGACCTCGACGTGGAACTGCTCGCCGACCCCGACGGCAAGATTGCCGACGCCTTCGGCGTCGACACGACCGACGGCGCGGCGACGCGGACCACCTTCGTCTGCGCCCGCAGGCAGGTCTGTGGCCTCTACGAGAGGGTCCACCCCGACGGCCACGCCCGCAACGTCCTCTTCGACATCCTCGACATCGGCCTGGCGACACTGCCGGAGTAG
- a CDS encoding Hsp20/alpha crystallin family protein, whose protein sequence is MSGRDDPFQDIERLFDQFTQFGAAGGSDTPVDVVDEGDAFVAVVDLPGFSADDIEVTLDDERTLVVGAERDTDEEFADGTYVRRERSHEHRSRTVTLPGPVDPEATTASYEDGVLTVRLGKEAAEGEGTDIPVN, encoded by the coding sequence ATGAGCGGACGCGACGACCCCTTCCAGGACATCGAGCGACTGTTCGACCAGTTCACCCAGTTCGGCGCGGCCGGCGGGAGCGACACGCCGGTCGACGTCGTCGACGAGGGCGACGCGTTCGTGGCTGTCGTCGACCTGCCGGGCTTTTCCGCCGACGACATCGAGGTCACACTCGACGACGAACGTACCCTCGTGGTTGGCGCCGAGCGCGACACCGACGAGGAATTCGCCGACGGCACCTACGTCAGGCGCGAGCGCAGCCACGAGCACCGCAGCCGCACCGTCACGCTGCCCGGTCCCGTCGACCCCGAGGCCACGACAGCCAGCTACGAGGACGGCGTGCTGACGGTCCGGCTGGGCAAGGAGGCCGCCGAGGGTGAGGGCACCGACATCCCGGTCAACTGA
- the pheA gene encoding prephenate dehydratase: protein MKVLTLGPAGTYSHRAASAVADDEDIEFTESVTAIVESIAEGAYDRGVVPVENSIEGSVTESMDAFAEHDVAVVKEIITPIRHALLAQGEDFDTVASHAQALAQCRGYLEEHYPDAELEAVASTARGVQRAREDPAVAGIGHPANADNGQSLEVLAEDIQDRSSNATRFLVVAPVSERSEAGSKTSFIVYPSEDRPGLLLEMLEPFADRDINLTRVESRPSGERLGDYVFHIDIAAGLYEERTQEALSDVEDITADGWVRRLGSYDSETVLY, encoded by the coding sequence ATGAAGGTGCTCACGCTGGGCCCGGCCGGAACCTACTCACACCGGGCGGCCAGCGCCGTCGCCGACGACGAGGACATCGAGTTCACCGAGTCGGTCACGGCCATCGTCGAGTCGATTGCGGAGGGGGCGTACGACCGCGGTGTCGTCCCGGTCGAGAACAGCATCGAGGGGTCGGTCACGGAGTCGATGGACGCCTTCGCGGAGCACGACGTCGCCGTCGTCAAAGAGATAATCACGCCCATCCGCCACGCGCTGCTGGCCCAGGGCGAGGACTTCGACACCGTCGCCAGCCACGCCCAGGCGCTCGCGCAGTGCCGGGGATACCTCGAAGAGCACTACCCGGACGCCGAACTCGAAGCCGTCGCCTCCACCGCCCGCGGCGTCCAGCGCGCCCGGGAGGACCCGGCCGTGGCCGGCATCGGCCACCCCGCGAACGCCGACAACGGCCAGTCGCTGGAGGTCCTCGCCGAGGACATCCAGGACCGCTCCTCGAACGCCACGCGCTTTCTGGTGGTCGCACCGGTCTCGGAGCGGTCGGAAGCGGGCAGCAAGACCTCCTTCATCGTCTACCCCAGCGAGGACCGCCCGGGACTCCTGCTGGAGATGCTCGAACCCTTCGCCGACCGCGACATCAACCTCACCCGCGTCGAGTCCCGCCCCAGCGGCGAGCGCCTCGGTGACTACGTCTTCCACATCGACATCGCCGCCGGCCTCTACGAGGAGCGCACACAAGAGGCGCTTTCGGACGTCGAGGACATCACCGCAGACGGCTGGGTCCGGCGCCTCGGCTCCTACGACAGCGAGACGGTCCTCTACTAG
- a CDS encoding WD40/YVTN/BNR-like repeat-containing protein, protein MLYAGSDDGVYRIAGVPEPGETTAEKVLDAEQVYRVAVFDGIDGFFATSESGLYHSPDGDDWQRLPVPEEQVYAVTASPGGERVYAGTRPSGLFIADWSAGVPTDPDDWTAVEGFRQLRANADWGIPRHDGVAQVRSLRTHPDAPDRIVAGVEVGGVHVSDDGGETWDDRRIEGFDAPHTDDIHHVALGDSETFVASTGSGLYRSTDAGRTWTRLDTGYDQRYVREAVVHDGVVYAGVAPSSSSSWAEDDDHVLVTSRDGESADPVDWPTPEAVAIGWCVVDGDPVAANHQGTLLRRGAEGWTRVGTVPTAGSVRGRYLPLLWDGS, encoded by the coding sequence ATGCTCTACGCTGGCAGCGACGACGGCGTCTATCGCATCGCTGGCGTCCCCGAACCGGGGGAGACGACTGCCGAGAAGGTACTCGACGCCGAGCAGGTGTACCGGGTTGCCGTCTTCGACGGCATCGACGGCTTCTTCGCCACGTCCGAGTCAGGCCTGTACCACTCGCCTGACGGTGACGACTGGCAGCGCCTTCCTGTTCCCGAGGAACAGGTATACGCGGTAACGGCCAGTCCCGGTGGTGAGCGCGTCTACGCCGGCACCCGCCCGTCCGGTCTGTTCATCGCCGACTGGTCGGCCGGCGTCCCGACCGACCCCGACGACTGGACGGCAGTCGAGGGGTTCCGGCAACTCCGAGCGAACGCCGACTGGGGCATCCCGCGCCACGACGGCGTGGCGCAGGTGCGCAGCCTCCGGACCCACCCCGACGCCCCCGACCGCATCGTCGCCGGCGTCGAGGTCGGCGGCGTCCACGTCAGCGACGACGGCGGGGAGACGTGGGACGACAGACGCATCGAGGGGTTCGACGCGCCCCACACCGACGACATCCACCACGTCGCGCTGGGCGACAGCGAGACGTTCGTCGCCTCGACCGGCAGCGGCCTCTACCGGTCGACCGACGCTGGCCGGACGTGGACGCGCCTGGACACCGGCTACGACCAGCGGTACGTCCGCGAGGCGGTTGTTCACGACGGCGTCGTCTACGCCGGCGTGGCCCCGTCGTCGTCCTCCTCGTGGGCCGAGGACGACGACCACGTGCTGGTCACGTCCCGCGACGGCGAGTCCGCCGACCCCGTCGACTGGCCGACGCCGGAGGCCGTCGCCATCGGCTGGTGTGTCGTCGACGGCGACCCGGTCGCGGCGAACCACCAGGGGACGCTGCTGCGCCGCGGGGCCGAGGGCTGGACCCGGGTCGGGACCGTCCCGACGGCGGGTAGCGTCCGCGGGCGTTACCTGCCGCTGCTGTGGGACGGGTCCTGA
- a CDS encoding tRNA (guanine(26)-N(2))-dimethyltransferase translates to MRVDEGNVAVEVPEQDGDSVGDDVFFNPVQELNRDVTVAALRAYRDREPRAGTYLDATAASGIRGVRAAAEGWDVTCADIDPEAIALCEDNLARNDLDGCVVHRDANPLLHEDYFDVVDVDPFGTPIPFVDAACQGTRNLLCVTATDTAPLCGAHFESGVRSYSAVPRNTEYHAEMGVRILLSALARTAARYDVAATPILTHATKHYVRTYLELDRGAKVANAAIDELGYIHHCEHCLRRETEDGLIAHPPEACPECGHHIQTAGPVWLGPTHDPAFVATVRESVTDEMGTADRAVDLLETLEAELPEPTHYDQHRLCKRWGRGASAMDEFLADLRAAGYEASRTHYGGTTFKTTASVTEMRAATGD, encoded by the coding sequence ATGCGCGTCGACGAGGGCAACGTCGCGGTCGAGGTCCCCGAACAGGACGGCGATAGCGTCGGCGACGACGTCTTCTTCAACCCGGTCCAGGAACTCAACCGCGACGTGACCGTCGCCGCGTTGCGGGCCTACCGCGACCGCGAACCGCGCGCGGGGACGTACCTGGATGCGACGGCCGCCAGCGGCATCCGCGGCGTTCGCGCCGCCGCGGAGGGGTGGGACGTGACCTGCGCGGACATCGACCCCGAGGCCATCGCCCTCTGTGAGGACAACCTCGCACGCAACGACCTCGACGGGTGCGTCGTCCACCGCGACGCGAACCCGCTGCTCCACGAGGACTACTTCGACGTGGTGGACGTCGACCCCTTCGGGACCCCCATCCCCTTCGTCGACGCCGCCTGCCAGGGGACGCGCAACCTCCTCTGTGTCACGGCGACTGACACCGCGCCGCTGTGTGGCGCGCACTTCGAGAGCGGCGTCCGCAGCTACAGCGCGGTCCCGCGGAACACGGAGTACCACGCCGAAATGGGCGTCCGCATCCTCCTGTCGGCGCTTGCCCGGACCGCCGCCCGCTACGACGTGGCGGCCACGCCGATTCTCACCCACGCCACGAAGCACTACGTCCGGACCTACCTGGAACTCGACCGCGGCGCGAAGGTTGCCAACGCCGCCATCGACGAACTGGGGTACATCCACCACTGCGAGCACTGCCTGCGCCGGGAGACAGAGGACGGGCTCATCGCCCATCCGCCGGAGGCGTGCCCGGAGTGTGGCCACCACATCCAGACCGCGGGGCCGGTCTGGCTCGGGCCGACACACGACCCCGCGTTCGTCGCGACGGTCCGCGAGTCTGTGACCGACGAGATGGGAACCGCGGACCGGGCCGTGGACCTGCTGGAGACGCTCGAGGCGGAACTCCCGGAGCCGACCCACTACGACCAGCACCGCCTGTGCAAGCGGTGGGGGCGGGGTGCCTCCGCGATGGACGAGTTCCTCGCGGACCTGCGGGCCGCGGGCTACGAGGCGTCGCGGACGCACTACGGCGGGACGACGTTCAAAACGACCGCGTCGGTCACGGAGATGCGGGCGGCGACGGGCGACTAG
- a CDS encoding YihY/virulence factor BrkB family protein → MTQNARPADLARSLVGVVRDQQLSFLAAAIAYYAFVSVFPLTLVALAVTSAVAGQTFATEVVALASGLLTDQAASLLEDALTSSAGRSEATVVGLGVLLWSSLRVFRSLDIAFARVYEIDAPPSLRSQVQDALLVLVTIALALAATVVVGPRAEAAFRPLAGIVSVLVLLATLVAVFLPVYYVFPDCEMTVGEALPGAVFAAGGWVLLSTGFSVYAEQAPTFQLYGLIGGVLLALTWFYLGGLLLLLGAALNAVLAGRRDRQLQQEPLRDRRRPMSDSESSPEDGDGVTTIEPEPVDYGDLAELREELDRFEEEIEERTVHRDELESDLKQYVRRRLRRGKARGWGPYLVLLYGTAMTLGAFYFLDGVWAILAMIVVWLSTLGLYVLMLMVGVTLNVADVPGRLLDTLRNLR, encoded by the coding sequence GTGACACAGAACGCACGGCCCGCCGACCTGGCCCGGTCGCTGGTGGGCGTCGTACGCGACCAGCAGTTGAGCTTCCTCGCGGCGGCGATCGCCTACTACGCCTTCGTATCGGTGTTCCCGCTGACGCTGGTGGCGCTGGCAGTCACCTCGGCGGTGGCCGGACAGACGTTCGCGACGGAGGTCGTCGCGCTGGCGAGTGGCCTGCTGACAGACCAGGCCGCGTCGCTGCTCGAGGACGCACTCACGAGCAGCGCCGGCCGCAGCGAGGCGACGGTCGTCGGTCTGGGGGTGCTCCTGTGGAGTTCGCTGCGGGTGTTCCGCAGCCTCGACATCGCGTTCGCCCGGGTCTACGAAATCGACGCACCGCCGTCACTGCGCTCCCAGGTCCAGGACGCGCTGCTCGTGCTCGTGACCATCGCGCTGGCACTCGCCGCGACGGTCGTCGTCGGCCCCCGTGCAGAGGCCGCGTTCAGGCCACTGGCGGGTATCGTCTCGGTACTGGTGCTCCTCGCCACGCTCGTCGCCGTCTTCCTGCCCGTGTACTACGTCTTCCCGGACTGCGAGATGACCGTCGGCGAGGCGCTGCCCGGTGCGGTGTTCGCCGCCGGCGGGTGGGTCCTGTTGAGCACCGGCTTCAGCGTCTACGCCGAGCAGGCGCCGACGTTTCAGCTGTACGGGCTCATCGGCGGTGTGTTGCTCGCACTGACGTGGTTCTACCTGGGCGGACTGCTCCTGCTCCTGGGAGCGGCACTGAACGCCGTGCTCGCGGGCCGGCGAGACCGGCAACTACAACAGGAACCGCTTCGAGATAGGAGACGACCGATGAGTGATTCGGAGTCGTCGCCGGAGGACGGCGACGGGGTGACAACAATCGAGCCGGAACCGGTCGACTACGGGGACCTCGCGGAGTTGCGCGAGGAGCTCGACCGGTTCGAGGAGGAGATAGAGGAGCGAACGGTCCACAGGGACGAACTGGAGTCGGACCTCAAGCAGTACGTCCGCAGGCGACTCAGACGCGGGAAGGCACGCGGCTGGGGGCCGTACCTCGTCCTGCTGTACGGGACGGCAATGACCCTGGGCGCGTTCTACTTCCTGGACGGCGTCTGGGCCATCCTCGCGATGATCGTCGTGTGGCTGTCGACGCTCGGACTGTACGTCCTGATGCTCATGGTCGGCGTAACGCTGAACGTCGCCGACGTCCCGGGCCGTCTGCTCGATACACTACGCAATCTGCGGTAA